In Cicer arietinum cultivar CDC Frontier isolate Library 1 chromosome 7, Cicar.CDCFrontier_v2.0, whole genome shotgun sequence, a single window of DNA contains:
- the LOC101507748 gene encoding probable alpha,alpha-trehalose-phosphate synthase [UDP-forming] 11, which produces MLSRSCLGLLNHVSVNNYENLSNVPNVMSVSEEDLPKTNNNVLVSSSSPFLSERRRMIIVTNQLPIKVSNEGQKWNFEWDFDTIAFQLKDGFSSNVEVLYVGSLKTEIEVFEQDEVSQVLFEKFRCVPTFLPSDIHNKFYHGFCKHYLWPLFHYMLPVSKSQGSRFDRSQWLAYVSANRIFADKVTEVINPDEDYVWVHDYHLMILPTFLRKRFPRVKLGFFLHNTFPSSEIYRTIPVREEILRGFLNCDLIGFHTFDYARHFLSCCSRMLGLDYESKRGYIGLDYFGRTVTVKILPVGIHMGLLQSVLSLNQTCKRVLELKEEFEGKVVMLGVDDVDLFKGIGLKFLALGKLLEQHEKLRGKVVLVQILNPARSRGKDIQDVKSEIEAIAKEINGKYGDDKDNYKPIVCIKGPVSTQEKVAYYAISECCIVNAVRDGMNLMPYEYTVCRQGSVELDKALGLEKDEAKKSVIIVSEFIGCSPSLSGAIRVNPWNIDDVSEAMNLSTRMVDSEKCLRHEKNYKYISSHDVAYWAKSFDQDLERACREHYINKWLVVGLGLNFRIIALDPTFKKLCVDDIVYPYRDTKSRLILLDYDGTMMPQDTLDKAPSSDVISLLNCLCSDHRNIVFIVSGRDRDCLSKWFSPCDKLGLSAEHGYFTRWSKDSPWKTCGLASDFDWKNIVEPVMALYTEATDGSFIEQKESAMVWQHQEADPDFGSCQAKELLDHLESVLANEPVVVKRGQHIVEVKPQGVSKGIVVEDLISSMRNEGKSPDFLLCIGDDRSDEDMFESIANLALPHISQVFACTVGQKPSRAKYYLDDTADVITLLQGLVDASAD; this is translated from the exons ATGCTTTCGAGATCTTGTTTGGGTTTATTAAATCACGTATCAGTGAATAATTACGAAAACCTAAGCAACGTTCCAAACGTTATGTCGGTAAGCGAAGAAGATTTACCAAAAACGAATAACAACGTtttagtttcttcttcttcGCCTTTTTTGAGTGAACGAAGAAGAATGATAATAGTGACGAATCAGTTACCAATAAAAGTTTCAAACGAAGGTCAAAAGTGGAATTTCGAATGGGATTTTGACACCATAGCTTTTCAGCTAAAAGACGGTTTCTCTTCAAACGTTGAAGTTTTATACGTTGGTTCGTTAAAAACAGAGATCGAagttttcgaacaagatgaagTTTCTCAGGTACTGTTTGAAAAGTTTCGCTGTGTTCCAACTTTTTTACCTTCAGATATTCACAACAAATTCTACCATGGTTTTTGTAAGCATTATCTATGGCCTCTTTTTCACTACATGCTTCCTGTGTCAAAGAGTCAAGGATCACGTTTCGATCGTTCTCAATGGCTTGCTTATGTTTCAGCGAATCGAATATTCGCTGACAAGGTTACTGAGGTTATCAACCCTGACGAGGATTATGTTTGGGTTCACGATTATCATCTTATGATTTTGCCAACTTTTTTGAGGAAGCGTTTTCCTCGTGTGAAATTGGGTTTCTTTCTTCACAACACTTTTCCCAGTTCGGAAATTTATCGAACAATTCCTGTGCGTGAGGAAATTCTAAGAGGTTTTTTGAATTGTGATTTAATTGGGTTTCATACTTTTGATTATGCGAGACATTTTTTGTCTTGTTGTAGTAGGATGTTGGGTTTGGATTATGAGTCTAAAAGAGGTTACATTGGACTTGATTACTTTGGTAGAACCGTGACCGTGAAGATTTTACCTGTTGGGATTCATATGGGTCTTCTTCAATCGGTTTTGTCGTTGAATCAGACTTGTAAGAGGGTTTTGGAGTTGAAGGAAGAGTTTGAAGGGAAGGTTGTGATGTTAGGTGTTGATGATGTGGATCTGTTTAAAGGTATTGGATTGAAGTTTTTGGCTTTAGGTAAGCTTTTGGAGCAGCATGAGAAATTAAGGGGTAAGGTTGTTTTGGTTCAGATTTTGAATCCAGCTAGGAGCAGAGGGAAAGATATTCAAGACGTGAAGAGTGAGATTGAAGCTATTGCTAAAGAGATTAATGGTAAATATGGTGATGATAAAGATAACTACAAGCCAATTGTTTGTATAAAGGGTCCGGTTTCGACTCAGGAGAAGGTTGCATACTATGCGATATCGGAATGTTGTATTGTGAATGCTGTGAGGGATGGAATGAATTTGATGCCTTATGAGTATACTGTTTGTAGACAAGGAAGTGTTGAATTGGATAAAGCACTTGGATTGGAAAAAGATGAGGCTAAAAAGAGTGTTATCATTGTTTCTGAGTTCATTGGTTGTTCGCCTTCGCTCAGCGGTGCGATTCGTGTGAATCCTTGGAACATTGATGATGTTTCTGAGGCAATGAACTTGTCAACCAGAATGGTGGATTCTGAGAAGTGTTTGCGACACGAAAAGAATTATAAGTACATAAGCTCTCATGATGTAGCTTATTGGGCTAAGAGTTTTGATCAGGATTTAGAGAGAGCTTGCAGGGAGCATTATATCAACAAGTGGTTGGTTGTTGGTTTAGGACTTAATTTCAGAATCATTGCTTTGGATCCTACTTTTAAGAAGCTTTGTGTTGATGACATTGTTTATCCTTATAGAGATACAAAGAGTAGGTTGATTCTTTTGGATTATGATGGAACCATGATGCCTCAGGACACATTAGACAAGGCTCCAAGCTCAGATGTTATCTCTCTCTTGAATTGCTTATGCAGTGATCATAGAAACATAGTGTTCATTGTTAGTGGCAGAGATAGAGATTGTCTTAGCAAGTGGTTTTCTCCTTGTGACAAACTTGGTCTATCTGCAGAACATGGTTACTTCACTAG GTGGAGTAAGGATTCTCCTTGGAAGACATGTGGATTGGCATCAGATTTTGATTGGAAAAATATTGTTGAACCGGTGATGGCGCTTTATACAGAAGCAACTGATGGTTCCTTCATTGAACAAAAGGAAAGTGCAATGGTTTGGCAACATCAAGAAGCAGATCCTGATTTTGGATCATGTCAAGCCAAGGAGCTTCTTGATCACCTTGAGAGTGTGCTTGCTAATGAGCCTGTAGTAGTCAAAAGGGGACAGCATATTGTTGAAGTAAAGCCTCAG GGTGTGAGCAAAGGTATAGTGGTAGAAGACCTTATATCAAGCATGAGGAATGAAGGGAAGTCACCAGATTTTCTGCTATGCATAGGAGATGATAGATCAGATGAAGATATGTTTGAAAGCATTGCTAATTTAGCATTGCCACATATATCACAAGTGTTTGCCTGCACTGTTGGTCAGAAACCAAGTAGAGCTAAATACTATTTGGATGATACTGCTGATGTTATCACACTGCTCCAAGGACTTGTTGATGCATCAGCAGATTAA